A single genomic interval of Cellvibrio sp. PSBB023 harbors:
- the orn gene encoding oligoribonuclease, translating to MLNENNLIWIDLEMTGLNPDTDVIIEIATIVTDADLNILAEGPVFAIHQPDSIMLNMDDWNTNQHGKSGLTQRVRESQISIEQAEAETIKFLEQWVPKGKSPICGNSICQDRRFLVRGMPKLEDYFHYRNLDVSTVKELARRWRPDVIAGVKKSGAHLALDDIKDSIAELQHYRATFFRME from the coding sequence ATGCTGAATGAAAACAACCTGATCTGGATCGATCTGGAAATGACCGGCCTCAACCCGGACACCGACGTTATTATCGAAATCGCCACCATAGTCACCGACGCCGATCTCAACATCCTCGCCGAAGGCCCTGTATTTGCCATCCATCAGCCTGACAGCATCATGTTAAATATGGATGACTGGAACACCAACCAACACGGCAAATCCGGCCTCACCCAACGCGTGCGCGAAAGCCAAATCAGCATTGAACAAGCGGAAGCCGAGACCATTAAATTTTTAGAGCAATGGGTTCCCAAAGGCAAATCACCCATCTGCGGAAACTCCATCTGCCAGGACCGCCGCTTTCTAGTACGCGGCATGCCCAAACTGGAAGATTATTTCCACTATCGTAATTTAGACGTAAGCACCGTAAAAGAATTAGCCCGCCGCTGGAGACCGGATGTCATCGCCGGCGTGAAAAAATCCGGCGCGCATTTGGCATTGGATGATATTAAGGATTCGATTGCAGAACTGCAGCATTATCGGGCGACGTTTTTTAGGATGGAATAG
- a CDS encoding class I SAM-dependent methyltransferase produces MATNRSSTSQRWIQLLGGMLDAGSAYKVSPHKQVKCNLCGWTGKHFVDFHVGYDFVFKKSVCPECYSHPRHRSYKYTLDRILSEYDQEAIRVLHFAPEQIMTKLLLSNPKVEYLSVDIDHRRAMRKEDIKKLSFKDDQFDLIICIHVLEHIDNDRKAMQELFRVLKPGGKALLDVPIDINRSSTYEDWSITTPEGRTNAFWQWDHLRLYGLDFPDKLRAVGFKVIEDNNILEKGELFIRKHGLESTTSYIGTKK; encoded by the coding sequence ATGGCAACCAACAGATCGTCTACCTCGCAAAGATGGATACAACTACTAGGTGGCATGCTTGATGCTGGTAGCGCTTACAAAGTTTCCCCACATAAACAGGTAAAATGTAACCTGTGCGGCTGGACAGGAAAGCACTTTGTAGATTTCCACGTAGGCTATGACTTTGTATTTAAGAAATCAGTCTGTCCTGAATGCTACTCTCACCCCAGGCACAGATCTTACAAATACACCCTGGATAGAATACTTTCTGAATATGATCAAGAAGCAATCAGGGTTTTGCATTTTGCACCTGAGCAAATAATGACCAAGCTATTGCTCAGCAATCCTAAAGTCGAATACTTGAGTGTTGATATAGATCACCGCCGCGCAATGCGCAAAGAAGATATAAAAAAACTTTCATTCAAAGACGATCAATTTGATTTGATAATTTGTATTCATGTCCTGGAGCATATCGATAATGATAGAAAGGCAATGCAGGAACTGTTTCGCGTTCTAAAGCCAGGAGGGAAAGCACTGTTGGACGTTCCAATTGATATAAATCGATCCTCAACTTATGAGGATTGGTCCATTACAACTCCAGAGGGTCGAACCAATGCGTTTTGGCAGTGGGATCATCTTAGATTGTATGGCTTGGATTTTCCAGACAAGTTAAGAGCAGTTGGATTCAAGGTTATTGAGGACAATAATATTTTAGAGAAAGGTGAATTGTTTATTCGAAAGCACGGACTGGAGTCGACGACAAGTTATATAGGTACTAAAAAATAA
- a CDS encoding glycosyltransferase, translating to MKKQEVLFVAFGSLGDVYPLLAIAKKMSSRIPTTLLANEYFRSYAEDIGVDFYPIGSTEDQLRARESADLSGETREGRKERYENVIGKSYKAAYSYISEKVQQGIKFLVVTHGNLSPAVLACEAFDIPIIYTHYAPSQIPANYEDAILCASFYSDRSPWWIRHVTIPMQFMKLRFSFEVKDQLNAHRKELGLAPVASSWDHFIQKFSFRREKAIVPKMNVPAEIVLTPQWFSEPFDNRSGKYTFVGFPFIEEIEGEQETFVDSFIRAHGKPIVFTPGTAVEDVEALIEEMIPICRKLGSPGIFCAKHGRTAFDKLTKVNDVALLYLEHAKFSHLLPQSRCLIHHGGIGTLAQALRAGIPQIVRPRMYDQPANGVRVMMFGLGGSVFPEDFFADRVADILLHIEGSQQHQEMIAYYSNLVRNENGVENACELITSFLNKELNKNAESTEGCPAY from the coding sequence ATGAAAAAACAAGAAGTACTTTTTGTCGCTTTTGGATCGCTCGGTGACGTTTACCCATTGCTAGCAATCGCAAAGAAGATGAGTAGCCGTATACCCACTACACTTCTAGCTAACGAATATTTTCGTTCCTACGCCGAAGACATAGGCGTTGACTTTTACCCGATAGGCAGTACTGAAGATCAATTGCGCGCCCGAGAAAGCGCAGATCTGTCTGGAGAAACACGGGAAGGCCGCAAAGAAAGGTATGAAAACGTAATAGGTAAAAGCTACAAAGCTGCTTATAGTTATATTTCTGAAAAAGTTCAGCAAGGGATAAAATTTTTGGTCGTTACTCACGGCAATCTCAGCCCAGCAGTCTTAGCCTGCGAGGCATTTGACATTCCTATCATATATACACATTACGCCCCATCCCAAATTCCCGCGAATTATGAGGATGCAATCCTCTGCGCGAGCTTTTACTCTGACAGAAGTCCATGGTGGATTCGCCATGTCACCATTCCAATGCAGTTTATGAAATTACGTTTTTCATTCGAGGTAAAAGATCAATTAAATGCTCACAGAAAAGAGCTAGGGCTGGCACCCGTTGCGAGTAGCTGGGATCATTTTATACAAAAATTTAGTTTCCGAAGAGAAAAAGCAATTGTCCCCAAAATGAATGTTCCTGCTGAAATTGTGCTAACGCCACAGTGGTTTAGCGAACCTTTTGACAATCGCTCAGGAAAATACACCTTCGTTGGCTTCCCCTTTATTGAGGAAATAGAGGGTGAACAAGAAACGTTTGTCGATTCATTTATTCGTGCTCACGGTAAGCCTATAGTATTTACCCCCGGCACTGCCGTCGAGGATGTTGAGGCATTAATTGAAGAGATGATACCAATTTGTCGAAAACTAGGTTCACCCGGGATATTTTGCGCCAAGCACGGAAGGACGGCATTTGATAAATTAACAAAGGTGAATGACGTCGCTTTACTATATCTAGAGCACGCCAAATTCTCCCATCTTTTACCTCAATCTCGATGCCTGATTCATCATGGCGGCATAGGTACACTTGCACAGGCGTTACGCGCAGGTATTCCTCAAATAGTTAGGCCGCGAATGTATGACCAGCCCGCTAACGGTGTGAGAGTTATGATGTTTGGTTTAGGAGGTTCTGTCTTTCCTGAAGATTTTTTTGCTGATCGAGTTGCCGACATCCTGCTCCATATTGAAGGAAGCCAGCAGCACCAGGAAATGATTGCTTACTACTCAAATTTGGTTAGAAACGAAAATGGCGTAGAAAATGCCTGCGAGCTAATAACAAGTTTTTTGAATAAGGAGTTGAATAAAAATGCGGAATCTACTGAGGGTTGCCCGGCATACTAG
- a CDS encoding peptidase domain-containing ABC transporter, producing MTTDSQKIPEPENGFSSFESLNLLDFSRHQKLPIVLQSETAECGLACLAMISGFHGYSVDLASLRRTYPISAYGSNLAQLSDIAGRIGLASRAVRLEVEELSQLNLPCIIHWDINHFAVLKSVGSNHVVLHDPSYGRRKISLAEFSKRFTGVAFELIPTSEFEKKNEYKHLRISDLWSKISGLKRALIQIFIVSIFIECFTLVTPLYSQIIIDLIPNQNTNQLLYSIGAGFTFVLLTQILVSIFREFLLLRLTSQLSIQMAANLFYHLSRLPLSYFTKRHIGDLVSRFGSLTHIRQMITTGIISTLLDGIMALATLAVMLYYSINLTLLVLGVVALYVGLRIFFYEPFKQLNHEKLIADANENSHFMETLRAVQTIKLFQQENNRQQHWLNRLATAINKQIKITRWGIAFSSAQHLLFGLENILIVLLAAFLVMDGSFTLGMLFAFMSFKVSFVSAVNNLIDQLVNFKMLDIHLERISDIVFTKKENINEHTSRPDDSITLPPLEGKITVNDLTYRFDGAEEDAFSSVSFEIHPGESVAIVGPSGCGKTTLLKCLMGLLEPTSGEILVDGKPLKKIKHYRSQIAGVMQDDQLVSGSLKDNITLFEAESNWNKIYEATSKACIHDEILKLPMDYQTLVGDMGSSLSGGQKQRIVLARALYRQPRILFLDEATSHLDIQNESLVNKYVKQLAITRVIVAHRPETIESADRSIYIGKT from the coding sequence ATGACTACTGATAGCCAGAAAATACCCGAGCCAGAAAACGGATTTAGCTCCTTCGAATCTTTAAACCTTCTCGATTTCTCTCGACACCAAAAGCTACCTATTGTTCTGCAGTCTGAAACAGCAGAATGCGGCTTGGCGTGCCTTGCAATGATCTCTGGCTTCCACGGCTACTCCGTGGATTTAGCCAGTCTAAGAAGAACCTATCCTATTTCTGCGTACGGCTCCAACTTGGCACAGTTATCCGATATCGCTGGAAGAATTGGCTTGGCATCTCGCGCCGTCCGACTTGAAGTAGAAGAACTATCGCAGTTGAATTTGCCATGCATTATTCACTGGGATATAAATCACTTTGCGGTGCTAAAGTCCGTCGGCTCAAACCATGTTGTGCTCCATGACCCTTCGTACGGAAGACGAAAAATTAGCTTGGCGGAATTCTCCAAGCGGTTCACGGGAGTGGCGTTTGAACTTATTCCCACGTCAGAATTTGAAAAGAAAAATGAATACAAGCATCTTAGGATATCAGACCTTTGGAGCAAAATTAGTGGCCTAAAGAGGGCATTAATTCAGATATTTATTGTATCGATCTTTATTGAATGCTTCACATTAGTTACTCCTCTTTATTCGCAAATCATTATCGACCTGATCCCAAATCAAAATACCAATCAGCTGTTGTATTCCATAGGCGCGGGGTTTACGTTTGTCCTGCTTACACAAATTCTGGTGTCAATTTTCAGAGAATTTTTGCTGCTGCGGCTTACAAGTCAGCTGAGCATACAAATGGCAGCCAATCTTTTCTATCACCTTTCAAGACTGCCATTAAGTTATTTCACAAAACGTCATATAGGTGATCTGGTTTCTCGCTTTGGATCACTTACACACATAAGGCAGATGATTACTACGGGCATAATAAGCACACTACTCGACGGTATCATGGCACTTGCAACCCTTGCAGTAATGCTCTACTACAGCATCAATCTAACGCTTCTTGTACTGGGTGTCGTTGCACTTTATGTTGGGCTGAGAATCTTCTTTTATGAGCCATTTAAACAGCTAAATCATGAAAAACTAATAGCGGACGCCAATGAGAACTCTCACTTCATGGAGACTCTGCGAGCTGTTCAAACTATCAAGTTGTTCCAGCAGGAAAACAACCGGCAACAACATTGGTTGAATAGACTAGCTACCGCGATAAATAAGCAGATAAAAATTACTCGTTGGGGAATCGCGTTCTCCTCAGCACAACACCTTCTCTTTGGCTTGGAAAATATTCTTATTGTACTACTTGCTGCCTTCCTGGTAATGGATGGAAGTTTTACTCTGGGAATGCTATTTGCATTTATGAGTTTTAAGGTGAGCTTCGTAAGTGCCGTCAACAACCTGATTGATCAGCTGGTTAACTTTAAAATGCTGGATATACATTTAGAGAGAATTAGCGATATTGTGTTCACCAAAAAAGAGAACATCAATGAGCACACATCAAGACCCGATGACAGCATCACCCTTCCCCCACTTGAGGGGAAAATTACCGTTAACGACTTGACTTATCGATTTGACGGCGCGGAAGAAGACGCATTTTCCAGTGTATCCTTTGAAATTCATCCAGGTGAAAGTGTTGCAATAGTTGGCCCAAGCGGTTGCGGAAAAACAACCTTACTTAAGTGCCTTATGGGGCTTCTGGAACCAACTTCTGGCGAGATTTTAGTCGACGGAAAGCCTTTGAAGAAAATAAAACACTATCGCAGTCAAATCGCCGGTGTCATGCAAGATGATCAACTGGTATCAGGCTCGCTAAAAGACAACATTACCCTATTCGAAGCGGAATCTAATTGGAACAAAATCTACGAGGCCACCAGCAAAGCGTGCATACATGATGAAATCCTTAAGCTACCCATGGATTACCAGACATTGGTAGGCGATATGGGCTCAAGTTTAAGTGGCGGGCAAAAACAGCGAATAGTCCTTGCCCGAGCACTTTATCGACAACCACGGATATTGTTTCTTGATGAGGCAACTAGCCATCTGGATATTCAAAATGAGTCCCTGGTTAACAAGTACGTCAAGCAGTTGGCAATCACTCGCGTAATTGTTGCGCATCGCCCTGAAACCATAGAGTCAGCAGACAGAAGTATTTACATCGGAAAAACCTAG
- a CDS encoding phosphatase PAP2 family protein, producing the protein MAFGFMKLSIVITFLLIFIGLLLNLYSAQNQLLFVVINSWLPISILWIAITTVGDGAVADCIFYLFFRGRSDVLAKGLVGGTAALIASQGLKKVFSIPRPEHTEGFKNDFHLLTESMAVTNFSMSSGHTVVKFISGVLLLWYLKLSAWRKIFLIAAMIAVAISRVALGVHWPADVLVGAGVGMLIAVGCVLLPSNINNKGGLLVVHLLYLPFLLMLIYNYFL; encoded by the coding sequence ATGGCTTTTGGTTTTATGAAATTATCTATCGTTATCACTTTTTTATTAATTTTTATTGGTTTGTTATTGAATTTATATTCGGCACAAAATCAATTGTTGTTTGTTGTCATTAATTCATGGCTGCCTATATCCATTTTATGGATAGCGATTACCACCGTTGGCGATGGTGCGGTTGCAGACTGCATTTTTTACCTGTTTTTCAGGGGGCGCAGTGATGTATTGGCCAAAGGATTGGTTGGCGGTACAGCAGCTTTAATTGCATCGCAGGGCTTAAAGAAAGTGTTTTCCATTCCTCGTCCAGAGCACACAGAAGGTTTTAAAAATGATTTTCATCTGTTGACGGAGAGTATGGCTGTTACGAATTTTTCGATGTCATCTGGCCATACGGTGGTGAAATTTATATCTGGTGTGTTGTTGCTTTGGTATTTGAAACTGAGTGCTTGGAGAAAAATATTCCTCATTGCTGCGATGATTGCTGTAGCAATATCCCGTGTTGCACTAGGAGTGCATTGGCCTGCGGATGTATTGGTTGGTGCCGGGGTGGGCATGTTGATCGCGGTTGGTTGTGTATTGCTGCCAAGCAACATTAACAACAAAGGAGGCTTGTTAGTTGTGCATCTTTTATATTTGCCTTTTTTATTAATGCTTATCTACAACTACTTTCTTTGA
- a CDS encoding glycosyltransferase family 2 protein, protein MDKIKMKSTERESLKSAENLPLVSIIIPTLNEGKYISQTLQQLHDQTYPQNRMEIIVVDGGSTDSTFDIVSQWINRSVLNIKILPNTKRISSCARNIGVSVAQGEYVLFIDAHVFIPSSQLIENMVRAAHRQSALVLGRPQPLTPPALSVFQSVVANVRGSRFGHSTRSFIYSDAEGWVSPVSVGVMYHISLFDKVGCFDESFDAAEDVDFNFRLEQEGYKAYISSDFKVLYYPRKNIAGLVKQMFRYGLGRARFTNKHIGGLQFEIFFPVFALMILLVIGFMAFNSYMHILCMTFCAIGYSSLVVLLYRTFDDVKELLLAPFVLLSIYIGLALGLLAGLIECLNKKFCKRKESYNE, encoded by the coding sequence ATGGACAAAATAAAAATGAAAAGTACGGAGCGTGAATCACTTAAATCAGCAGAAAACCTTCCTCTGGTGTCAATCATAATTCCCACTTTAAATGAGGGAAAATATATATCGCAAACATTGCAGCAATTGCATGATCAAACCTACCCCCAAAATCGGATGGAAATTATTGTCGTTGATGGCGGTTCAACGGACAGTACATTCGATATTGTTAGTCAATGGATTAACAGGTCAGTTTTAAATATAAAAATTTTACCAAATACTAAGCGGATATCGAGCTGTGCCCGCAATATAGGGGTGAGTGTTGCCCAGGGCGAGTACGTGTTGTTTATTGATGCTCATGTGTTTATTCCATCATCGCAACTAATCGAGAATATGGTGCGTGCAGCGCACCGTCAGAGCGCGCTGGTTTTAGGTAGACCTCAGCCGCTAACCCCTCCTGCGTTAAGCGTCTTTCAATCTGTAGTGGCAAATGTCCGTGGTTCAAGGTTCGGGCATTCCACCCGCTCATTTATTTATTCTGATGCTGAAGGATGGGTGAGTCCTGTGAGTGTTGGGGTTATGTATCACATTTCACTGTTTGATAAGGTGGGGTGCTTTGATGAAAGTTTTGATGCGGCGGAAGATGTAGATTTTAATTTCAGGTTGGAGCAAGAGGGATATAAGGCTTATATCAGTTCTGATTTCAAGGTACTTTACTACCCTCGGAAAAATATCGCGGGACTTGTGAAACAAATGTTTCGCTATGGTTTGGGGCGGGCAAGGTTTACGAATAAACATATTGGTGGATTACAGTTTGAAATATTCTTTCCTGTTTTTGCATTAATGATTCTATTGGTCATTGGTTTCATGGCATTTAATAGTTATATGCACATACTATGCATGACTTTTTGTGCGATTGGCTATTCGTCCTTGGTTGTTCTGTTATATAGAACTTTTGATGATGTGAAAGAATTGTTGCTCGCTCCTTTTGTTTTGCTGTCTATTTATATTGGTCTGGCGTTAGGGCTTTTGGCGGGACTAATTGAATGTCTTAATAAAAAATTCTGTAAGCGTAAGGAATCTTATAATGAATGA